From the genome of bacterium:
CGCGGGTACATCATGCAAACGATGTCGGAAGGACTAGGCAATATCGCCGCGACGATTTTTATGTCCATTTGCTACGGCGTTTTTCAAGGATTGACTTCGCAGGGGAATATATTGCCGGTTATCAATACGGCATTGTTCGGTTTTATTTTTTGCATTATATATTTCCGGACACGTTCATTATGGATACCGGTAGGCCTCCATTTCAGTTATCAATTTATTCAAAGTTATATGTTAGGTGCGCCCGTGAGCGGAATCGTGACGACTTTTTCGTTGTTTAAAACTATCGAGGGAACACCGGAATGGATTACGGGCGGGCGCTATGGTCTCGAAGGCGGTGGCGTAGCGACAGTGCTGCTTCTGGGGTTGTTGTATTATGTGAGTCAATCCAAACAATTACGTATAACGGAAACGATGCGTAAAATAAAATACGAAGCGTTGACGACGCCGTTTTATTTGCCGAAAGCGCAACAAACCGAGCCTTCCGACTTAGGAGATTCTTCAAATTAAAAAATAAACGAGACTAACTCTTTAGTTCTATATTCAAGGACCAAAAGGAGATGATTATGAAAACGTATACATGGCTACTGACTCTTTGTTTCATCGTTGCAATAGGGTGTTCCGGTCAAAAATCGGCCGCCAAAACGGATCATCATGATGAAAAAATGGAAGAGAAAAAAGCAAAAGAAGAGTCGTTAAAGCAAATGGAGGAAGAAAAGAAAGCCAAGCAAAAAGAAGAACAAATGCTGAAAGAAGAAGTTGAAAAGAAAAAAAATCTGAGCGATAAAGACCGTCAGGAAATGAAGAATGTCAAGGAACGGCTTAAGAAAATGGGTTTGGCCGCGATGTACGTGCCGATGAAACGCGATAATGAGTTTTTTGTTTATCAGGATAATACTTTGATGCGGATCAAAGGCGATGTGGTAAGCCAAGGGATTCTGAATGCATTGAACGATATTCTCAAAAAAGAAAAAGACCGCGATAACGAGGCGGCGCATCTGATGGAAGTTTGTTCCGGTGGATTTGAAACGTGTTTTGAAAATCATTTTTACGTGTATTACATGGAGAAAAAAGAAGTCAACAAAGTTTGGACCTGCGAAAGCAAATGGTATGAAGTTGATGCGGAATGTAAATAATGACAGCAATTCAAAAGACGATTTTATTAGCAATCTCGTTATTCGGATTATTGATCCCTAACGGAATTTTTCTCTATTATGTGGCTGTCGAATTCCGTTCTCTGTCGGAAGTAATGAATAACTCTCTGGCCGTGGCATTTATGGTCGATGCATTGATGGCTACTGCATTCATTACGTTTTGGTACTCCCAAAATCCACTAGGCCGTCATTCGTGGAAACTCTTTGTAGTATTGAGTCTGATCGGAGGGCTAGGATTTTCCTTGCCGTTTTTTTACTATTTAAACAAGAAATAATTGTACCGTCACGCCGGATTTTTAAAAATAATCCGTGCGAAAATTCCCGATTAGAATTATATTGTTTGTATGAACGGCATTCAAGCCGGTTAATGGAACCGAATAACGCATAAAAGTACCAATCGGCTTAAAAACAATTGGAGTTAGAATTTATGGAATATCGCATTGAAACCGACAGTATGGGTGAAGTGAAAGTGCCGAATGATAAATATTACGGCGCTCAGACGGCGCGATCGCTCATGAATTTTAAAATTGGCGGCGACCGTTTTCCCCGCGAATTGATTCGCGCTTTAGGCGTTTTGAAAAGAGCCGCCGCGATGACCAATAAAGAACTCGGAACACTTCCGGCAGATAAAGCCGATCTGATCATTCGCGCAGCCGATGAAGTGATCGAAGGTAAACTCGATGAGCACTTTCCTCTCGTGGTTTGGCAGACGGGCAGCGGTACACAGACGAACATGAATGCCAACGAAGTTATTTCCAATCGAGCGATTGAAATGGCCGGCGGACAGCTTGGCAGCAAAAAACCTATTCATCCGAACGATGATGTCAACAAAGCACAGTCATCGAATGATACGTTTCCGACGGCGATGCACATTGCAGCTGCAGAACAAATCAAACATCGTCTGATTCCGATGGTGAAGAAATTACGTAAGACGTTGGACGATAAAGCCAAGTCTTTCAAAGATATTATTAAAATCGGCCGGACACACTTGATGGACGCCGTCCCACTGACTCTGGGTCAGGAATTTTCAGGCTACGTTCAACAATTGGATAACGATCTTAAGCGGATTGAATTTGCGTTAGACGGATTATATGACTTGGCTTTGGGCGGCACAGCGGTTGGCACGGGTCTGAATACGCATCCTGAGTTTGCTGTTAAAGCTGCTAAACATATTGCGACTATTACCAATTTACCCTTCCGTTCTGCGCCAAACAAATTTGAAGCGCTCGCGGCGCATGACGCTATTGTTTTTGCCAGCGGCGCGGCAAAGACACTTGCAGCTTCGTTCATGAAAATTGCCAACGATGTCCGATGGTTGGCATCCGGTCCGCGATGCGGAATCGGCGAAATTCATATTCCTGACAATGAGCCCGGCAGTTCCATTATGCCGGGTAAAGTCAATCCGACGCAGAGTGAAGCAATGACCATGGTCTGCGTGCAGGTGATGGGCAACGATGCTGCGATCAATTTTGCCGGGGCGTCCGGGAATTTTGAATTAAACGTATTTAAACCTGTGCTGATTTTTAATTTGCTGAACTCTGTTCGTCTGCTGGCGGATGCGTGCGATTCTTTCGATGAACATTGTGCTACCGGAATCGAACCGAATGCCGATCAGGTCAAGAAGCATTTAGACAATTCACTCATGCTGGTAACCGCGCTTAATCCCCACATCGGTTATGATAATGCCGCAAAAGTGGCCAAAAAAGCTCACGCTGAAAATATTACTTTACGCGAAGCAGCCATAAAATTAGGCCTATTGACCGGTGAAAAATTTGATGAGGTGGTTCGCCCGGAAAAAATGATCAGCCCGAAATAAATTAAAAATTCTAAAATTAAGAATTGAAACTAAACACGCGATTATAGCCGCGTGTTTTTTATTTTCCATACGCTACGATCATCTACAATTACCATAAATTCAAATTGCAAATTCGGGATAACTTTTGAATATTACCTCGCGTTACGATCATATCCATCAAAATAACCGGCGATTATAATCATCATTCTTAATAGGAGTTGTGCATGAAACGATTTTTTATGGTACTGGCAGTGTGTCTGGCGACGGCTTGCAGTAAACCTGTCGATCATGGAAATGTGAATGAAAAACAATTGGATCAGTACTTATCGCAATATGCGCCTTATCCGATGTCGTTTGATGCCAGCGGGTATAATGAAAAGGATAAAACGATTTTGAAGAAATTGGTACAAGCAGCCGATTATCTTGATACGATCTATTGGCTTCAAACATCACACTATGCGATGCATCTTCGCGATAGCCTGTCGCAAATCAAAAATAACCGTGTAGCCGATAAACTTTTGACTTTGATCAAGCGCAATGCCGGTCCTTGGGAAGCATTAAACAACGACACAACGTTTTACGGAGTTAGAAATTTTTACCCTGGTCATGAATATTATCCTTATGGAATGACGGCCGAAAAGTTTGATCAATATTTTGCGACATTGTCCGAAGATCAAAAAAGAGAATTCATGAATCCTTATACGGTCATTCGTGAAGACGGTAAAGGAGGATACAAGGCCATGCCTTATCATGAAGAATTCAAGCCTTATGTCGAAAAAATTGCGTCTCTACTCAATGAAAGCGCTGATTTATCGGACGATCCGTCCTTTGCGAAAGTGCTGCGTCTAAAAGCTCAGTCACTGCTTACCGATAATTATTACGATGCCGATGTGGCCTGGATTGATATGAATAGCTCGAAATTTGATCTTGTTTTTGGCCCGTATGAAACCTATGCCGACGGCATAAAGGGCGTTAAAGCTAACTATGAAGCGTATATTGAAATCATCGATCAGGAGGAATCGGCTAAATTAGAAGTGTATAAAAAATATCTCAAAGAGATGGAAGAGAATCTTCCGGTTCCGAATGAATACAAGTCGGTGGTCGAAGGACTGACGGCCAAATTCGTCATTGTCCGGGATATCTATCGCGCCGGAGAGGGGATTATTGCATATCAGGCGGTGGCGACCAATCTGCCCAATGATGCGGAAGTTCATGCAAAAAAAGGAACCAAGAAAACGTTTTGGAAAAATATGCTAGAAGCACGTTTCAATACGATCATTCGTCCGGTCAGCATGCGTTTGATCGATACGGCGCAAACTCAATATCTTTCCGAGCAGGGCTTTTTTCAATTTGTGGTCATGCATGAAATTTGCCATGCCGTCGGGCCGAGGGTTGTAAAAATAGGTTCCAATAAAGGCATGCCGGTGAACGCTGCCATCGGGCCTGATTATAATGCATTGGAAGAAGCCAAAGCCGACATTGCCGGGATGCATTCGCTGGTCTATCTCATGGATAAAGGCGTCATCGAAAAAGAAAAAGAAAAATATTTTTACGTTTCGTATCTTGGTACGCTGTTCCGTTCAATTCGTTTCGGTACCAATCAGGCTCACGGAAAAGCGGCTTTACTGTCATTAAACTATTTAACCCAAAAAGGCGCGGTTCGTTACGATGAATCAGGCAAACGCTGGTCGGTTGAATTCAGTAAGATGCGTGCCGGCGCAAAGGATCTGGCCGCTGACCTGGTAAAACTTTTAGGCGACGGCGATACGAAAAAAGTTCAAGCGTTTTTCGATCAATGGACTTATACTTCTCCGCAACTGCAAACAAGCCTCGATGCTGTCAAAGACATTGCGGTAGATGTTTTACCGACTTATTCGATTAAATGGGATTAATGAAACCGGTTAGACCAATGGCACATAATACGTTCTACAATGAATTCGATATGGAATTGGTTCATCCTGATGAGCCGCGGTCGCAGCACGTGCGCACGGCATTTCAGCAGGATCGCGACCGGATTATTTATACGTCGTCGTTTCGCCGGTTGCAGGCCAAAACGCAGGTCTTTTTTTCCGGCGAATATGATTTCTATCGTACGCGACTGACGCACTCCATCGAAGTCGCTCAGATCGGGCGCTCCATTTGCAACTATCTTAAACATGAAAGCGATTTTCTTGATGAGAATTGCTTTATCGATTCCGATTTGGTTGAAGCCATATGCCTGGCGCACGATATCGGGCATCCGCCGTTCGGGCATGCCGGGGAAGCGACGATCAATCAATTAATGGAATCGTACGGCGGATTTGAGGGCAATGCTCAGACTTTGCGCATTATTACGGAGTCCATTTATTCGGGAGAAAACGGACGCGAAGGGATGAATCCCACGCGGGCGTTTGTCGATGGCGTCATGAAATACAAGAAACTCTATTCTGAAATGAAAACTGACGGGCGCCCGCCAAAGAATCATTTTTTATATGATGAACAGCAAAGCTATCTCAGTTTTATTTTTTCAGATTCATCCGTGCCTGCGCTATTAAAACCGCAGCTGAATAAATTTCGCAGTATTGAATGTCAGATTATGGATTGGGCGGACGATACGGCATACTCGCTCAACGATCTGGTTGATGGGATTACCTCAGGGCTCATTACTATCGAAAAGGTCGAAAAATGGGCGCAGGAAAAAAATCTGACCGGGGATCGCGCACGAAATATTGCAGATCTGGCTCAAGCCGTCAAGACACGTAAACTCAGCAGGGTTTTCAGCCGTAAGATCGGCGAGTTTATCAAAGCCTGTCGCCTCGTTGAAGATCATAATTTTATGAGCGCGCGTACAAAACGGTATGCCTACCGGCTTGATATTCAACCGGAAGTGCGGGAAGAATCGGATTTGTACGGTGCTATTTCAAGAGAACTGGTTTTCTGGTCACCTCAGATTTATCAGTTGGAATATAAAGCGGATTATATGATTCGTAAACTTTTTCAGTCGTTTGCCGAACATTATCTCGTAAATCCTGACTCCAATACCGTCCTTCTGCCAAGTCACACTGAAAAAAATGTTCGCGCCGAAAAAGATATTCGTAAACGTGCCCGTCTTATTTGCGATTACATCGCCGGTATGACTGACGGCTTTGCCGTTCGCACCTATAAACGTCTTTTCGACCCTGACTTCGGTTCCATAATGGACTTGATATGATGCCCCTCATTATGCCGCAGTATAAGATAATACAGTAGAATCTTTCTATCCAATCCCGACAAGTCCGGATTCTCACCGTGAGAAATGTTCAATACGTACAAAAAAAATACGGTTGAATCTTTCGATCCAACCGTATTGGTTCTCACTATAAGAAAGGGGAAAGGGAGGGCAGAGTAGTTACGCCGGTTGAGTCGGCGTATTTTTTTTTGCGAAAGGCTCAACTTCAGCAAGCAAATCCTTCATGCGAATCGGCTTTAAGAGAACTTTATTGATTCCCAGTTTTTCGACCCGATCGCTGCATTCCAAAACCGTCAACTCCGCCGAGGCTGTAAGGAGAAGTATCGGAATATCACTCGAACGTTTTCTCAATTCTTCAATCAATTCCCAACCGGACATCCTGGGCATAGCCAGATCGGTGAGTACCATATCCACCGGCGATTCATCGAATATTTTGAGAGCTTCAAAAGCATTCGATGCACTGATCACTTCGTAATTGGCCGTTTTGAGCATCAATCCAATCGTCATACCTGATGCATCGTCATCATCAACGACCAGAATACGGACTAAATTTTTGTTTTCAAAGTTGGTTTGCGAAATCCGCCCCATGTCCGGGCCATGCACACCATTTCCCTCAACGGGTAACTTCATTTTAAGCAAGGTTACAGAGTTACAGAAATGAATAAAAATTGAAAAGTGAGAATCGAAAAGTTCATAATATACCGATAACAAAACATAGCAATGGATATGCCCACATATATATGCTGCATTCGCATTGAAAATAAAGTATTTAAATTACTTAAAATTGCGTCTTGTCAAAATAATGACGTCAAATTATTGACGATTGTCTTTATTTTGACGTATTGCAAAATTAAGAAGAGCTATCTTATTTTGATTTTCTTATGTTTTCCACTTCAGCAGTTCATCGATAGTGGAGGTTGAAACGGCATGATACGTCGGACGAGCTTTAGTGTAGATTCTTTTGGCCATTTGCAGCCCGTCTTGCGTTTCGGCCAATTTTTGATACAAAGGTTTCAAAAATTTCCGACGTCCCATAGTTGTCAGAAAAGATTCCAATTGCGGATAACCAGCTTCATACTTATTAACGATAACGTGATTCAGCCATTCAAAAATAATTTCTGAATTGCCGGTTTTTGAAAATTTAAACGCCGCATCGAGTTCATCCATTTGTGAACGTGTCATCGTTTTGGGCAAGTTCCTGAGAAAATGTCTCCACTCGGCTGTCGACCAGTTGGCTGTCGTTAATTCCTTGGC
Proteins encoded in this window:
- a CDS encoding CPBP family intramembrane metalloprotease gives rise to the protein MAHFASIFLNEIYQLKWYWRVLFFFVLLFTTTNLVFSKLVAQFFIDTKDFQRDGYQLIIWIGLLIITFAYTWLSLKILDKRKFKSIGLAFHSEWKRELMFGLLLGAIFTLSLVFFLWIGQYVTIQTTSSDLMTAASGTILSITLWICVSLFSELIFRGYIMQTMSEGLGNIAATIFMSICYGVFQGLTSQGNILPVINTALFGFIFCIIYFRTRSLWIPVGLHFSYQFIQSYMLGAPVSGIVTTFSLFKTIEGTPEWITGGRYGLEGGGVATVLLLGLLYYVSQSKQLRITETMRKIKYEALTTPFYLPKAQQTEPSDLGDSSN
- the fumC gene encoding class II fumarate hydratase; the encoded protein is MEYRIETDSMGEVKVPNDKYYGAQTARSLMNFKIGGDRFPRELIRALGVLKRAAAMTNKELGTLPADKADLIIRAADEVIEGKLDEHFPLVVWQTGSGTQTNMNANEVISNRAIEMAGGQLGSKKPIHPNDDVNKAQSSNDTFPTAMHIAAAEQIKHRLIPMVKKLRKTLDDKAKSFKDIIKIGRTHLMDAVPLTLGQEFSGYVQQLDNDLKRIEFALDGLYDLALGGTAVGTGLNTHPEFAVKAAKHIATITNLPFRSAPNKFEALAAHDAIVFASGAAKTLAASFMKIANDVRWLASGPRCGIGEIHIPDNEPGSSIMPGKVNPTQSEAMTMVCVQVMGNDAAINFAGASGNFELNVFKPVLIFNLLNSVRLLADACDSFDEHCATGIEPNADQVKKHLDNSLMLVTALNPHIGYDNAAKVAKKAHAENITLREAAIKLGLLTGEKFDEVVRPEKMISPK
- the dgt gene encoding dNTP triphosphohydrolase gives rise to the protein MAHNTFYNEFDMELVHPDEPRSQHVRTAFQQDRDRIIYTSSFRRLQAKTQVFFSGEYDFYRTRLTHSIEVAQIGRSICNYLKHESDFLDENCFIDSDLVEAICLAHDIGHPPFGHAGEATINQLMESYGGFEGNAQTLRIITESIYSGENGREGMNPTRAFVDGVMKYKKLYSEMKTDGRPPKNHFLYDEQQSYLSFIFSDSSVPALLKPQLNKFRSIECQIMDWADDTAYSLNDLVDGITSGLITIEKVEKWAQEKNLTGDRARNIADLAQAVKTRKLSRVFSRKIGEFIKACRLVEDHNFMSARTKRYAYRLDIQPEVREESDLYGAISRELVFWSPQIYQLEYKADYMIRKLFQSFAEHYLVNPDSNTVLLPSHTEKNVRAEKDIRKRARLICDYIAGMTDGFAVRTYKRLFDPDFGSIMDLI
- a CDS encoding response regulator, yielding MKLPVEGNGVHGPDMGRISQTNFENKNLVRILVVDDDDASGMTIGLMLKTANYEVISASNAFEALKIFDESPVDMVLTDLAMPRMSGWELIEELRKRSSDIPILLLTASAELTVLECSDRVEKLGINKVLLKPIRMKDLLAEVEPFAKKNTPTQPA